The following is a genomic window from Pseudanabaena galeata CCNP1313.
CTTTTGGCTCAATCGTGGCATAGACACTACCGCCTTGTGAGATGAACTGATGCAGTCTAAAAGTTAAACCTTTTGTTCGGCTGCCCCATAGCAATACATCGGTAAGTTTTTGTTCGCATTCAGAGATCGGATGTCCTGTCAGTTCAGCGAGTTGCTTTGCACCAATAGAGATGGCGATGGGAGTACGACGGATTAAATGCCCATTGTCATCTTTTAGCCCAAAGTTCATCTCAATCCAAGCGGGGAGGGGATGCTGGCGAAAGAGGTTTAGATCGGTTTGCGGATCTGATGGTTCGGGTAAGGGATTAGAGATCGCCGCTTTTAATTCTTCAAGGTCAGGCTCAGAGCGATCAATGGAACGTTTGAGGGTTTCATCGATCACATGATTGGGTTTGACCTCCGAGCCGAAAAGTTTACTGGCGACATCTGCGATCGTCTTGCGGATATCATGGCGATCGCCTTGGGTAGACATGGTGGCGCTCGTACCGATGTAGATCAGCTTTTGACCGCACCGTTGCTTCAGTTTACGGATTAGCATTGCTACATCTGCGCCTTGACGACCGCGATAGGTGTGCAATTCATCGAGGACAAGAAATTTTAAATTGGGGGATTTGACAAACTTTGCTTCATGGGTACGCGAAAGCATCAGTTCAAGCATTACATAGTTCGTGAGCAGGATTTGCGGGGGATCATTTTGGATGCGGGTTTTCTCGCTCAGGTTTTCTTGTCCCGTATATTTTTCAACGCGAATATGAGTATCCGTAACATTTTCGAGGAATTTGGTTAGTTCTTTTTGTTGGGAATTAATTAAGGCATTCATGGGATATACCAAAATTGCCCTAACGCCTGTTTGGTCAGGATTACGGATTAGGTCATCGAAAATTGGCACGATGTACGTTAAGCTTTTGCCCGATCCTGTACCTGTGGTGACAACATAGTTTTCTTGACGATGGGCGATTTCAAAGGCTTGTTCTTGGTGATAGCGAAAGTGAAAGGGTTGTCCTTTATCAGTGCGGAAATATTGTGAACAGTCAGAATGTAAGATGCCTGCGGCAATGAGTTCGCTGGTAGTTCGTCCTTTTTGATATTCGGGAGTTAGTTGCAGGAGGGGTGGTGTCCAGAGGTGTCCATTGTTTAACTCCTGTTCGACAAATTCTTTAAGTCGCGGATCAGAGATTTTGAGAAAGCTTTCGATGTAGCTGCGATATTCATTGATGATGCGATCGCGTTGAGCAAAGATGTTGAGAGATGGAGTGGAGGGAGAATCATTAAGATTAATAATTTGATTACTAACTTTAACGACTGGCTTATTTTGAAACCAATTAAGTAATTTCTCTGCTAGAGAATCGCTCATAGTCGCAGGATCGAGGGATTCACCGAGTTGTATGAAGTCCCATTTTTCACGGATTTCTCCAAAGAGAATTTGCAATTGAGACTCATTAATATCTGCGGCTTCGACTCCTGAGCAGTCGATCGCCACATTCCCATCGACAATCATGCCCGCAAAAGTATGTAACACGGCTTCAGGCTGTTGGATCAGGTTTTGTAATTGCAGAGATAGTTTTGAGGACATAATTTTAATTGCAGGTTTGTCGTTATGTGGAAGTTTCTAAGACCCTCACCCCTAGCCCCTCTCCCAAGGGGGGAGAGGGGAACAAGAAATTGTTCTTACTCCCCTTCTCCCTTCATGGGAGAGGGTGCTGGGGGGTGAGGGTTCCAGTGGGGAGATGTGAGGTTTTCAATAAATTCAGAGGGATGGGAGGAGGAGCCACAGACCATGAGCGATCGCATGGCTCTAGAACAGCCGACATAAAATAACCGCCTTTGTTCATCGCGGATTTTAGAATGTTCTTCGTTAGGTAAATCACTATTGAAGCTTGGGAAATTACCTGATGCTAATCCCGTGACTACTACAAAAGGGAACTCTAAACCTTTAGCGGAATAGAGGGTAAGGACTTTAATGTAGGGAGCTTTAAGATCGATCTTTTTACCTGAAACAAATTTGGCTTTGAGTCCTAGTTGGGTTAGATGTTTGGCATAGGTTTCAGCGCTGTAGTTGTTTGGGCAAAGGATCGCGCTACCATGCAGAGGAAGACGAAAACGTTTGGCGGAGTCTATTAAAAAATCGCGAATCGCGGCTAGTTCTTGATCTTGGTCTTTGCTCAATAAAAGTAAGGGCGGGTCGCCGATGTGCAGAGAGGGAATTTGCTGCAAGCATTCAGAGTCGCCTGCTTCTGTGCCAAGCAGAATATCGGTACAGGCGATCGCTATTTGTTGGGTGTTGCGATAGTTTTGCTTGAGGATGAGCGTCCGTCCCGTGACCTTCAAATCTTCATGGATTTGCTTCCAGCTAAAGCCGCGCTGATAGATGGATTGAGAAGCATCGGCGGTGATGTAAATATTGTCGAAGTTGGGAGTGAGGTTAAGTAAAAAGCGCAGTGCGACGGGGGAGAAGTCTTGAGCTTCATCAATGACGATCGCTTGATAGGGTTTCTCAACTAGATTTTGAGCAACTTCAAGAGCTTGGCGGCGTAGCTGTTCCCATGTGAGGCTACCATTTTTAGCTAATAACTTTTCCCATGTTTCATAAACTGCCCAAATTGCTTCACGAATATTTTGTCGCAACGGCACGGCGCGACCACGCCGATCGTGGGCGATGTAATCATCAAGAGTGCGAATGCCCCAATTTTCGATCGTTTGTAAGATTTCATCGAGGAGGTAGGGCAAACCCAGTTTTTGTAATGTTTGCAGTTTGACTTGACGATCGAATACATTTTGGGCAGGAATATTCGCTTGCTCTAAGGCATTGGCTAATAGTGATAGACATTTATCACGATCAATGAATGGGGTGGTTTTGCCTGTGGTAACGAAATAGCGGCGGGCGATCGCATCAATCGTAGTTACTTCTACGCCTTTATCAGCAGGAGGACAGCCTAGTAATTGTTCTAGAAGTTGCTCGGAATAGGAAACGAGGGCATTGGTATAGGTGGTAAATAAAATGGAGGTGCAGCCCTGCTCTACTAATTTTTTGATGCGATAGAGGGCAAGGGTGGATTTACCAGTACCTGCACCGCCTTTGATCAGGACTGTGCCATTGCTCCCAAATTGAATTAATTTTTCTTGTTCGTCGCTGAGCTTGAGTAAAAAAGCACTGAGATCGCCCGCAAAATAGCGATCGAGGTCTTCGGCTTGACTGAGGACAAATTCAGGCTGAGTGTCTATTTCTTCAATGGAACGTGGGTAAAGGTTATCCAGAATCACATTTAGCAAGCGATCGGGCATATCTAGCTCTAGCAATGCTTCAGCGCTATTCACCTTAGCGATCGCTGTCCAATATTGTGCGGGAATCTGCCATTGTTGCAAGATATCTTCTGTAAGTGCGAAAGGGAGTCCCTCACCCCCAGCCCCTCTCCCAAGGGGGGAGAGGGGAGCAAGATCTTCTCTTTCTCCCCCTCTCCCCTTTTGGGAGAGGGGGCTGGGGGGTGAGGGTAAGCTATTGCCATAGCTTAGAGAGTTTTGGGAGAGGGGGCTAGGGGGTGAGGGTAAGCTATTGGCATAGCTTAGAGAGTTTTGGGAGAGGGGGCTGGGGGGTGAGGGTAAGCTATTGCCATAGCTTAGAGAGTTTTGGGAGAGGGGGCTAGGGGGTGAGGGTAAGCTATTGCCATAGCTTAGAGAGTTTTGGGAGAGGGGGCTGGGGGGTGAGGGTAAGCTATTGGCATAGCTAGTAGGGTTTTGGGAGAGGGGGCTAGAAGTTGAGGGGACTTTCTTCGGTTTTACGGACTGGAGATCGAGGGGGGTTTCTGGAGCTACGACATTAGGAATTTCGGTTTCATAGGTGCGCTCATTGCGCTTGCGGACACTCAGCAGCTTTACCCAACCAGTACCGATCGCATAAAACAGGCGATAGTCACCAATACGGATGCGATAGACATTTTCATAACCTTTGAGCTTTTTGGCATCGCCTTCGGCAGATATGGGATCGCGTTCTAATAATTTGGTGGCTTTAGAAACTCGTTTGAACACATTCTGAGGAATGCCAATGAGTTCATTCAAAAAGGTTGGAGTAAAGGTGAGGCTAAAGGTCATGGCTAGTTTTCAGAAATTTCTTGTTCGATAATTTGTAATACTTCCAAAATTCCTATTGCTTGGCTTGATTCAACATTACCTTCAGAGGCAATATGGATATGATGGGGAAAGTTAGGAAGGTTTGGGAAATGTGGAACATTGTCCCATCGTTTGCGTAGAGTAGATTGTGTATCATCCATCCATTGATAACGATAGCGTTGTGGAATAGTTTTATTGTTATCAACGATGAAGTATTCGGAGACTTCCAGAAAATCATTATTTGCAAGAATGACTCTAGCTCGAAAATAGCCTCGATCGCTTAAATCTTGTTCTTCTACAACTGTAAAAGAAAGAATAGCAGGACTAATAATTAGCTTAGTTTTAATCTCACTTAGATATTGCTCTGCATCCATCAGTTTGCCTGTGGTTGCAAGATTCTAAGGCGATCGCGAATAGCTTGACGTAGATCGTAAAATACACTCCACTCTACAAAGTCCGCAGTATCACCTAACTCACCTCGATTAAAGCGTTGATAAAAGTCTTCGGAGGTTATTTGGTATTGCTGTTCGTAGTTTTGAATTTTGGATTGGATTTCGGTATGTTGGCGATGGGCGATCGCTATTTCGATATCAACGATTTTATTTAATGCGCGTTCGAGGGTGTTGCTACGATAGCCAGTTTGATAGAGAGCATCAAGGGCTTTTAGAGGATTGTTAATTGTCTGATTTGGTAAATACATGGCAATTTTAGATTGATGATATGTATATTAACTAACGGGTTTGTTTACTGCATAGGTATTAGGGGTCAGGGATAATCAGGGGAATCATCTGGTTTTTGTTTTTTCGATAGATCCTAAAATCGCTATCAAGGGTCAAAAGAATACTATTAGGATAAATTTCTGTCATCCTCACGAGACAAGCATCAGCTAGAGACATAGGAACGGACTGATATCGTTGCATGAGTTCTCGAATAATGGTTGAGTCTTCATCAATACGAAAAGGAATTTGAATTTTTCCTCGGTTGATGAGACTTAGGACTGTATCTTCTCCTTGGTGAATTTTTTGTAGTAAAAAACAGGTTTCAGTGATCACAGCTTCACAGGTGAGCAAAGGTGCGGAAATATTGCTAAGTTGAGTTTTCACCCAATTATGGTACTGTTCGCTACGATTTAATAGCGCGACTAAAAATCCTGTGTCAATAATGATGACTTTGCTCATTTTTTACCCAGTCCTTCTAGGTGCTTTTTATTGGTGGCTAAATCACCAGGTCCACCTTCTAGACAACCAATAAATTCACTGGCTTCTTCTAGGAATGATGGTGGGCGATCGCTTGTAACAGTTGTTTGGGCGGTTGCCTCTGGATAGCGTTTTCTGAGGATTTGAATAAAGTCAATCAATAGATATTGAGCTTCTTCGGGAAGTTTATCAATATCTTTTTGAATTTGTTCGCTGCTAATTATGGACATTGCTTTTTCCTTTTAGATTAATGGCTTTTTCGGCTTGATGATGATAGGTATCTTTTTTGTCGAGGAGGGCTAACCAAAATCCTGTATCAGCAATGATCATATTTTTTTGCCCATCCTTCGGCTAATACTTGTTTGTAGGTTGTTGACAAATCCTCTTCAACTTCGACACAGCCAATTAAGCCGCTTTCGACAAATTTTTGATAAGTGCTTTTTTCTTGCGGGACTACACTAGGTTGAGGTTGTACTTGAGTACGACTGCGGATAAAGTCGATGAAGTCTAATACTTCTTGTTTTTGAAAGGAGTTGAGTGTAACAATTTTTTCTAGGATGATTTGTTCTTGGCTAAGGGCTTGAGTCATGATTTTTATCCTCGCTTAGTAAGTTTGCTACCAGATAATCCTAATATCCCAGTTTATCCCATGCTTCTAAAACGAGTCGTTGGGTGCGGTATTCGCCATATTTCTTCATTTCGTTGTTTTTTAGGACTCTAAATGTCTCGCTGGGGAAGTCTGTGCCGTAGATGTCGGCGGGGTCGAGGATGTAGCGCAGTTCGTCACGGATTAAGCCGTAGAGTTTGGCGTAGTAGGCATCGAGTTCGGCTCGGATTTGGGCGCGGCGGGTTTCGTGCCAGATGAAGGGGGGAAGGGGGATACCTTCTAGGTTGTCGGTAAGACCCTCACCCCTGCCCCTCTCCCAAGTGGGGAGAGGGGTTCTGAGAGAGTCTTGCTCCCCCTCGCCCTCTTTGGGAGAGGGGGCTGGGGGGTGAGGGTCTTGCTCAAAGGCGGCGCGGTTGGCTTGCCATTGTTCGAGGATGAGTTGGCGGAGGTGGGTTTGGTGGGTGGGATCTGGTGGGGTGGTGAGTTCGAGTTGTTTTTTGCCTGTGAGGTCTAGTTCTAGGTCAAGCCCCAGTTGTTGTTTGTCGCTGGCTTGGGTGAGGATAGAGTCGGTTTCGGCGTTACTCCCTTCGACTTCGCTCTGGGAACGGGTGGGTGTGGGATTCCAAAGGTCATCGGCAAAGGGTTTGATGTCCCATGCGGTGTAGGTGAGTTCGAGGACGCGGGGGGTGATGTAGTTGATGTCGTTTTGGCTGTAGCGATCGGGGGGTAGGACTGGGAGTTGTTTGACAATGAAGAAATTCATGTGAGTCCCGCCAACTTTATGCCTAGTTACAAAGTCAAATACAAGAGAGCAAAAGTTGGAAAGTAAGCAAGCCGCCAAGTTCAAATACTTATCATTAAACATTATAAGAGGGGCATTATTCCCAATTGCAACTCTAGGTAAGATTGTAAAAATTGCTGTTCTTTCATTGTTTGAACGAGTAATATCTCTAAAAGTAATTAGCCAATTTCTTTTCCACTTACCATCAAGTTTACTCTCTACTTCATTACGATCAATCCAATAATGTGGAGTAGAGACACAGAATGGATTAGACTTTTGTAAATCTTCAATCCTCGGTAAAATACCCACATTTAATTGGTCTTGAGTTGCTCCTTCATAAGTTGCTAAACGATGATCAAAAAGATAAAACATCTTAGCCTCGTACAATGGTAATAAATTTTCTGCTGGACTGTCTTTAAATAAATTACTATCTGTGTTCATCATAAACATTAAAGCGAAAGAAATAGACCAAGGATTCTCTCCAGTTTTCTCATTTTCTAAAACAGGAATATTTAGATAGATATTTTTTGTCAAATCAGCATCATATTTTGTCCTAAAGATTGGACAAGTCAAAGTATTAGGATTAATTGCAATGAAATCATCTTTGGTTAACGTTATTTGTCTAGCTATATCATTAGCTTCTAAAATATTCCAAGAACACCAAGAGAAGCACATTGATTGAGGCTTTACTGCTAAACCTGCTATAAAAATCAAGCAAAAAGAAACTGAATGATGAATACCAGAAAATATAAATCTTTCATTTTGAAATCCTTTGATACCTTGCAATCTGGACGTATTTACCAAATCACCAAGAAAGTATTGATTAAAGGAATCTGTAGCTATTCCAGTAGGAACTATTAATCCTGCTATTCCATTTGGAGAAATTATATTTCTGCCTAGTTCACAAAATAGAGGATATAAGTTAATACGCCCATAACTAGTTAAAGGGAAGCGATTACTATCGTGTATAAATTTTTGTTGGCAATCAATATCATGTTTAGCTAATTCATATTCATCATAAACAGATGGATTATCTTTTTTCAGATTCTCGATTAATTTATTGCGAGCAGACATATTTTTAGCGTCAGCAATTTCAGCAATTCGAGAAACAAAGAATTCTCTTGGATCAAGTTGTAATTGCTCCCAAGGAGGATTACCGAGAATGCAATCAAAACCATCATTCTCAAACACATCAGGAAACTCTAAAGCCCAATGAAAAAAGCCCTTCTCAGAGGCTAACTGATTCGCTGCATCAACAATATCTCTGATGCCTATAGCTGGAAGACCCTCACCCCCAGCCCCTCTCCCAAGGGGGGAGAGGGGAGCAAGATCTTCTCCTGTTCCTGTTCCCCCTCTCCCTTTTTGGGAGAGGGGGCTAGGGGGTGAGGGTAAGCTATTGGCATAGCTAGTAGAGTTTTGGGAGAGGGGGCTAGGGGGTGAGGGTAAGCTATTGGCATAGCTAGTAGAGTTTTGGGAGAGGGGGCTAGGGGGTGAGGGAATTTCCTCATTCAGCAACCGCACCAACGCCGCCGTAGTTGGTAATAACTGCAAATTCTGCTCAGTCAAAGGCATAAAAAACGCCGCCGTCCACAAATTGCAAGCCGAACGACTTCGCCACCACTTGCGATCGCGTTGATTAGCCTCATAGCGTTCCTTCTTCTGCTTCACAAACTCAGGCGTATTCTCAGGAATCCGATCTAGCTCCTGCCATGCTGAGGCAATTTCCGCCAAATCATCATCTAACTGACCCGCCGTCGAGAGTTGCCCCTTGAGATCCTTAAGCCTTTCCTGCTTATTCGCCTTCTTCTTGATACTAGACAGCGCCTTGTCATCCCCCGTCACCGCCTTAAACGCCTCATCAGGAATCCCTTTATTTAAAACATCGAGATTTAAAACACCCACCAACGAGTTACCGCACTTAATGCGATGGTCAAGGAAATTAAGGGGCATTCCCTTCGCAAAACCCTCAATCCAGAGGGCAACCTTGCAAAGATCAACCGCGAGGGGATTGATATCCACACCATAAATGCAATGCTGAATCACATCACGGGTCGCCTCACGCAAAGGTTCGGGACTAGGCGCAGCCTCCCCCGTCCGCACTTTAGCCAATTCTTTCCCAATCCGCCGTGCTGCTGCCAACAGGAAATGTCCAGATCCACAGGCAGGATCGCAAACTTTGATGGAGAGGAGTGCGGATTCTTGAAGTTGTTGAAGACCCTCACCCCCAGCCCCTCTCCCTGAGGGAGAGGGGAGCAAGAGAAGATTTTCCTGCTCCCCCTCTCCCCTAGGGAGAGGGGGCTGGGGGGTGAGGGAATTCTTCGCCTCATTCATCCTTTCTGCAATCACAGGCTCCAAGGCACTCTTCACCAACTGCGCCACAAGCTCCGATGGCGTGTAATAGGCTCCTGTCGTTTTGCGATCGCTACCCGCCACTAATAAAAATTCCCAATTTCTCCCCTCTCCCCTTGGGAGAGGGGCTGGGGGTGAGGGCGGCAAACTCACCTGTGGATGAAAATCTAACAGACTCTCATAAACACTACCCAACTCCTCCACATCCAGCGCCGCATAATTAACCCGCCGCAGTTGCGCCTTATCGGTCGGTGCATAGAGCGATAGATTGCGAATGACGACCATGAGATCGTAATTATCTAACGCACTGACATTTAGCTCTGGCAAAGTCGTTGAGCCGAACAAATCACCATTTAGCGGCGATAGCCCCAACAACTCACCGCGCCAATTTTCATCAAAAAGGCAAAACGTCACCCGCAAACCTTGCCATAGGTCTTGAAATCCCTCGCGGCGAGGAACGATCGCCTTTTCTGCTAGAGCGCGTAAACGCTCGATGCTGTAATACTCCTCATAAATCCGTACCTTTTCAGGATCTTCTCCCGTCAGTAATAAATTGCGCGACTCCGCCACCATCAAGAATAGTAAGCGGTAGATCAGTAACAGAATTTGTCGATAAAAATCACGATCGCTGATTTTTCCTGCTCCCCTCTCCCCGCTTGGGAGAGGGGCTGGGGGTGAGGGATTTTCCCCTTCCAATGAGGGCGAAGGGGGAGTAAGAGCATCCCTCAATGCTTGATTTTTTGGATGCTGTAAGAAACCATTACCTAATTGGACGATCGCTCTTTCGACACCATCCCGTAGGCGATCGCGTACCCTGCCGCCCTGCTGCAAAGTTTCTTGATGATAAAACTCCAACAGGCACTCATGGGCATCGTCCATCCCTAGCGGCAAGCGCGATCGGTGAAATAGGCGATAAAACAACCCAAATTCCGCAAAGCTTTCCCCTTCGAGAATTTGCTCAAGATCGAACTCAATATAAGTAAGCCTCGTCATCAACGAAGAATCACGCAACAACCGCCAATGCAAGCCATTAGTCACAATCCCCCACAAATGCTCAGTCCGATTGAGATATTCCTGCATCAACCCATGCGCCGACAGCCTCGGATTTCCACTCGGCGGCTTCTGGTCAAGTCTTATTCTGCATCCAGTAATGTGAATCGGAGGTTCGCCCTCACCCCTAGCCCCTCTCCCAGA
Proteins encoded in this region:
- a CDS encoding 3'-5' exonuclease, yielding MTFSLTFTPTFLNELIGIPQNVFKRVSKATKLLERDPISAEGDAKKLKGYENVYRIRIGDYRLFYAIGTGWVKLLSVRKRNERTYETEIPNVVAPETPLDLQSVKPKKVPSTSSPLSQNPTSYANSLPSPPSPLSQNSLSYGNSLPSPPSPLSQNSLSYGNSLPSPPSPLSQNSLSYANSLPSPPSPLSQNSLSYGNSLPSPPSPLSQKGRGGEREDLAPLSPLGRGAGGEGLPFALTEDILQQWQIPAQYWTAIAKVNSAEALLELDMPDRLLNVILDNLYPRSIEEIDTQPEFVLSQAEDLDRYFAGDLSAFLLKLSDEQEKLIQFGSNGTVLIKGGAGTGKSTLALYRIKKLVEQGCTSILFTTYTNALVSYSEQLLEQLLGCPPADKGVEVTTIDAIARRYFVTTGKTTPFIDRDKCLSLLANALEQANIPAQNVFDRQVKLQTLQKLGLPYLLDEILQTIENWGIRTLDDYIAHDRRGRAVPLRQNIREAIWAVYETWEKLLAKNGSLTWEQLRRQALEVAQNLVEKPYQAIVIDEAQDFSPVALRFLLNLTPNFDNIYITADASQSIYQRGFSWKQIHEDLKVTGRTLILKQNYRNTQQIAIACTDILLGTEAGDSECLQQIPSLHIGDPPLLLLSKDQDQELAAIRDFLIDSAKRFRLPLHGSAILCPNNYSAETYAKHLTQLGLKAKFVSGKKIDLKAPYIKVLTLYSAKGLEFPFVVVTGLASGNFPSFNSDLPNEEHSKIRDEQRRLFYVGCSRAMRSLMVCGSSSHPSEFIENLTSPHWNPHPPAPSPMKGEGE
- a CDS encoding toxin-antitoxin system TumE family protein is translated as MDAEQYLSEIKTKLIISPAILSFTVVEEQDLSDRGYFRARVILANNDFLEVSEYFIVDNNKTIPQRYRYQWMDDTQSTLRKRWDNVPHFPNLPNFPHHIHIASEGNVESSQAIGILEVLQIIEQEISEN
- a CDS encoding type II toxin-antitoxin system VapC family toxin, which codes for MSKVIIIDTGFLVALLNRSEQYHNWVKTQLSNISAPLLTCEAVITETCFLLQKIHQGEDTVLSLINRGKIQIPFRIDEDSTIIRELMQRYQSVPMSLADACLVRMTEIYPNSILLTLDSDFRIYRKNKNQMIPLIIPDP
- a CDS encoding Eco57I restriction-modification methylase domain-containing protein, with protein sequence MTTTQIVKNSTGLHIEGNLIAGDYLADLVTGSIKGQSPEDFGFAKADKLADEIATVWGEAKKFWAGFKKSREESGFSESGTTETRKAWVVPLLYNLGYLPSFRGEAEIVDGQSFAISHRAGMPSPPSPLSQKGRGGERESEILSPSPSGRGARGEGEPPIHITGCRIRLDQKPPSGNPRLSAHGLMQEYLNRTEHLWGIVTNGLHWRLLRDSSLMTRLTYIEFDLEQILEGESFAEFGLFYRLFHRSRLPLGMDDAHECLLEFYHQETLQQGGRVRDRLRDGVERAIVQLGNGFLQHPKNQALRDALTPPSPSLEGENPSPPAPLPSGERGAGKISDRDFYRQILLLIYRLLFLMVAESRNLLLTGEDPEKVRIYEEYYSIERLRALAEKAIVPRREGFQDLWQGLRVTFCLFDENWRGELLGLSPLNGDLFGSTTLPELNVSALDNYDLMVVIRNLSLYAPTDKAQLRRVNYAALDVEELGSVYESLLDFHPQVSLPPSPPAPLPRGEGRNWEFLLVAGSDRKTTGAYYTPSELVAQLVKSALEPVIAERMNEAKNSLTPQPPLPRGEGEQENLLLLPSPSGRGAGGEGLQQLQESALLSIKVCDPACGSGHFLLAAARRIGKELAKVRTGEAAPSPEPLREATRDVIQHCIYGVDINPLAVDLCKVALWIEGFAKGMPLNFLDHRIKCGNSLVGVLNLDVLNKGIPDEAFKAVTGDDKALSSIKKKANKQERLKDLKGQLSTAGQLDDDLAEIASAWQELDRIPENTPEFVKQKKERYEANQRDRKWWRSRSACNLWTAAFFMPLTEQNLQLLPTTAALVRLLNEEIPSPPSPLSQNSTSYANSLPSPPSPLSQNSTSYANSLPSPPSPLSQKGRGGTGTGEDLAPLSPLGRGAGGEGLPAIGIRDIVDAANQLASEKGFFHWALEFPDVFENDGFDCILGNPPWEQLQLDPREFFVSRIAEIADAKNMSARNKLIENLKKDNPSVYDEYELAKHDIDCQQKFIHDSNRFPLTSYGRINLYPLFCELGRNIISPNGIAGLIVPTGIATDSFNQYFLGDLVNTSRLQGIKGFQNERFIFSGIHHSVSFCLIFIAGLAVKPQSMCFSWCSWNILEANDIARQITLTKDDFIAINPNTLTCPIFRTKYDADLTKNIYLNIPVLENEKTGENPWSISFALMFMMNTDSNLFKDSPAENLLPLYEAKMFYLFDHRLATYEGATQDQLNVGILPRIEDLQKSNPFCVSTPHYWIDRNEVESKLDGKWKRNWLITFRDITRSNNERTAIFTILPRVAIGNNAPLIMFNDKYLNLAACLLSNFCSLVFDFVTRHKVGGTHMNFFIVKQLPVLPPDRYSQNDINYITPRVLELTYTAWDIKPFADDLWNPTPTRSQSEVEGSNAETDSILTQASDKQQLGLDLELDLTGKKQLELTTPPDPTHQTHLRQLILEQWQANRAAFEQDPHPPAPSPKEGEGEQDSLRTPLPTWERGRGEGLTDNLEGIPLPPFIWHETRRAQIRAELDAYYAKLYGLIRDELRYILDPADIYGTDFPSETFRVLKNNEMKKYGEYRTQRLVLEAWDKLGY